The DNA window TGGCTTTTTGACAATGTTAAAAAATAGAATCTTACAATTCGATAAGTTCTCAATGGATTTAATGGAGAGAACTTGGATAATGGGTATCTTAAATGTAACACCGGATTCATTCTCTGATGGTGGACGATTTAATGATTGTGAAAGAGCTGTACAGCAAGCACATCAAATGGTTTTAGATGGAGCAGATATTATAGATATTGGCGGTGAATCAACAAGACCTGGAGCAGGTAAAGTGGATGTAGAAGAGGAATTGAAACGAGTCATTCCTAAGATTGAAGCGATAAGAGCTGAGGTCGATGTCCCAATATCAATTGATACGTATAAGTCTGAAACTGCTGAAAAAGCAATTAAAGCTGGTGCTCATATCATTAATGATGTTTGGGGAGCAAAGGCTGATCCGCGTATGGCTGATGTTGCTGCTCATTATGATGTTCCGATAATTCTTATGCACAATCGGGATAATAAAAAGTATGGCGATATTATAGAAGATATGAAAGAAGATCTTCGAGAAAGTATTGATATTGTAAAAAGAGCGGGAGTTAGAGATGAACGGATTATTCTTGATCCTGGTATTGGTTTTGCTAAGACGTATGAGCATAACCTTGAAGTTATGCGTCGTATGGATGAGCTTCAAATATTAGGTTACCCATTTTTACTAGGTACTTCAAGAAAATCATTTATTGGATTAACGTTAGATTTACCAGTCGAGGAGCGTATGGAAGGGACTGGTGCAACGGTTTGTCTCGGAATTGAACGAGGGTGTCAACTTGTTCGTATACATGATGTTAAAGAGATGAAGAGAATGGCAATGATGATGGACGCGATGCTTGGAAAGTAGGTGTAATAATATGGATAAAATTTATATGAATAAATTAGCGTTTTGGGGTTACCATGGTGTTTTCCAAGAAGAAAATAAATTAGGGCAACGTTTCTTTGTTGATCTTGTGTTAGAGATTGACTTACATGAGGCTGCTGTAACTGATGATCTTGAGAAGACGGTTGATTATGGGAAGGTATATGAAGCGGTTCGGGGTATTGTGGAGGGCGATCCACGTGATTTAGTAGAAACGGTCACTGAAGAGATTTGTTTAGTGATATTAAATAAGTTTGATCGTGTAAATCAAGTAACAGTTAAGGTTGTAAAGCCTGATCCGCCAATTCCTGGCTACTACGACTCTGTTGCTGTTGAAATGACGAGGCAGAGAAAGTGATGCATACGGTTTATCTTGCGTTAGGTTCAAATGTTGGTGAGCGAGACGGGCACATCATAGAAGCGATCCGTGCTTTAAGTAGCGATCCTAACGTTGATGTAATAAAAGTATCTTCTGTTTATGAAACAGACCCTGTAGGTTATACCGATCAACCCCAATTTTTAAATATGGTAATTTGCATTTCAACAACACTAACGCCTAATCAATTATTACAACTAACCCAGAAAGTGGAAAATGAAAATGGGCGCATACGTGATGTGC is part of the Bacillus solimangrovi genome and encodes:
- the folP gene encoding dihydropteroate synthase, yielding MLKNRILQFDKFSMDLMERTWIMGILNVTPDSFSDGGRFNDCERAVQQAHQMVLDGADIIDIGGESTRPGAGKVDVEEELKRVIPKIEAIRAEVDVPISIDTYKSETAEKAIKAGAHIINDVWGAKADPRMADVAAHYDVPIILMHNRDNKKYGDIIEDMKEDLRESIDIVKRAGVRDERIILDPGIGFAKTYEHNLEVMRRMDELQILGYPFLLGTSRKSFIGLTLDLPVEERMEGTGATVCLGIERGCQLVRIHDVKEMKRMAMMMDAMLGK
- the folB gene encoding dihydroneopterin aldolase; translation: MDKIYMNKLAFWGYHGVFQEENKLGQRFFVDLVLEIDLHEAAVTDDLEKTVDYGKVYEAVRGIVEGDPRDLVETVTEEICLVILNKFDRVNQVTVKVVKPDPPIPGYYDSVAVEMTRQRK
- the folK gene encoding 2-amino-4-hydroxy-6-hydroxymethyldihydropteridine diphosphokinase, encoding MHTVYLALGSNVGERDGHIIEAIRALSSDPNVDVIKVSSVYETDPVGYTDQPQFLNMVICISTTLTPNQLLQLTQKVENENGRIRDVRWGPRTLDLDILLFDRENIETEYLTIPHPRMMERNFVMVPLLEVVNDTMKMYLQSFDINTSVEGMRVWRASQQLTF